The DNA region CCAAATCTGTTTGACACCACATCTACTGTACGCTGCGAGTAAATAAGCTTCGGCACTCACCGAGCACCTTTAAAAGTTACGGTTAGCAGCGTATTTCTTTTTGATGTCGTTCCTGAAATGCAGCATTCACTCCGCAAATAATACAACCAGCTGCTTTGACATTTACACTGCATAATTTAGATATGCCATCAAAGAGAGATCCTGTTATACTTGATAGTGGCTGTTATATAAAGGACCTTTTTGGAtgagataaaacaataaaactacgGCATTATGATACCCTGTGTAtctaactttcattttcatttctctgcAAGAATATTCCCAGCATATGTCATAAACCTTTCCTGAGAGACTCACTCCTCACATGATGTAAATAAGTttattgaaaacacaaacactttttttacacacagaaaggaaaaaaaaaagaaatggcacgttttttttcttcaacagagcattaaaaaaaaaagcaatatttcTTGGTGTATATGATAAATACAAACTTCAAACTCACATTTCTCTTCAATCGGACACAACATGTCGGACAATAGTTTAGATATTGTTGTGGAAGCGTTTGCTAGAAATGGACGgtgagaacagaacagaagcaATGAGTGACAGGAAACAGTTTATGTTAAGGTTTCAGGTTCTGTCATCGgattattttataaaaacaaactacagctATATTAATAAATTGTTAACAGCttgaaagtataaaaaaaacaaaaaaaaaaacaataaataaatatgagacGCTACATCACCTTCACCTACGCCACCTTAGCAGAGTAATAAAAGACGTTTTAAAATCGTTTGGGATGACAGATCGAAAAGAAGGTTCGCCGTCAAGGAGTCGGGCGTCGACTTGGAAATGACGTCTACTTAGCGCCGCTGTGAATCCCAATCCGTCAAAAAGATGGGACTTTGTCCAATTATCTAGGGCAAAAGACATACTGGTGTTGTGATTTGTAGTCATGTTACTTTGTCGACTAAGACAAAAAACATTCTAGTAGCTCTCAACCAATTATCAGCTCCGGAAAAGATGATTAAAAGATGTAAGACTGTTTTGCCAATTAGAAAAATCAAGAAATTTAATTAATAACAATACAGATAACAGGTTTATCTTTGAGATTTTGTAACATTAGTCAGACTGAGAAAGCTTTGTCAAGGCCTGTTACCTTGAGAGtggtatttatttttattgttttcattttattgactaGACAACtactcataaataaataaaacactagATTAAAGGAAAGAATCTCTTACCTGTCCAAACGGTTGACCACGTCTCTCACGGTGTTGATGAGATTCTCGTTTTCTTGGGGGTTACTGACGATGATGCTGTGGAGCTTCTTCATGTAGGAGTCGATGGTTTCAAGAGAGGGCATCTCTCCGCTGCCTGTAGGACAACAGGTGTGTGATGTCAGCTATGAGAAGTGAGATATTCATAAGCTAACAAAAGTTCGATTTTATATCACTCAAATTGGGGGAGACAACGTCATTAGGTTGCGGTTGACATCTTGTCTTTTACTTTTAGCGAAGTATCCGCTGAGCACCGGGGGCTGGAATCAATGAAAACAGATCAGAAGTAGGATGAACCAAGCACAAAAACACCAGCCTCGTCGATACCGATGTTATTGCTCCGAGCAAAATCAAACCATGTCCCGAGCTGTCAATTAATTAATAGAGATGGCACAATTACAGAAAGAACCAGCCTGAAATCAGAGGTACACATCTGATGTTACTTACATATAGGTGCTTTCTTCTAAACAGAACCTGCCTGACAAGTTTCCCTGAGGCGAGGTCTTAGTGGATTTCGCAATCATCTTTCATCATCAAGCTTTTATGAAATTACGCCAATTTGTGTTGTTTGCAGagtctgtgtctctgctgcAAGGAATTCAAATAGgtgtgaaagaaaacagaaagagagaaaaatctgtGGGTGTGAGCTCAGTACAGGTTCTGTACGTGGATTAAACAAGTGGGAACAAAGCAGGAGCGCGTTCCTGAaatttaaacaataaacatgttaaaatgaatGTGGGTTCAAAGCCTGATTTACCTGAGCGGTCTGTAAAAGACTGTAAACGGTAAGCGGTTTAAATATGGGCATCCAGGAAGAGAGACGTCAGAGTTATAAGCACAGTAAATATATTGTAGGTGTATGAACACACCAACGATATTATTTATGTCACACCAACTTTAACTAGGACACTTCTAcagtatttatgtttgtgtcttgGGATGGATTACTGGTGTGGGATATCAGGTCAATACTAGTTTATAATGTGCATCCATCAGTATCAACAAATTTTAAGCCCGAGAGCTACATGCGCGCTTTAAGAAATAAGTCCAAGTTCCCGAAAACTAATGGTCATTTTTTACGGAGGTTTTGGAGCTGCAGGCTGTATGTGCTGCTAAGGTCgggtctgtctctctctcaccgcACGGCACACAGCTCTGTAACGGTATCcacttttgtcttcttaaaGGCTCAGTTTTTTCAGTTTGGCAGCTTATAAAAAGATAGTTCTGGGTTCTTCACCCTGTTGGAAGTGCATCCCACCTCAAAGCAGCTTTTaggcatttttctgttgtttgctagcagacagaagtgacgcaatacaaagtcaatggagaGCAATGAATTGTGCGGGACTTAATTGTGCTCTGTCTCTATATTAATAAGTCATAGAGGATAGTGTTGAGTCATTtatactatttttattttaaaaaaatagagatGAAAATCAAGGTTCCGCTACATAAAATGGATGCAGATCACTGACTTAAGCGATACTGGTTCTCACCTGGCAGAGGTACAGAAGAGAAGCTGGATGTGAGCGCCTGACGCAGGGTCTCCAGGTGTTGGTGGAGGAGCCCGTTGCGTCCCCTCTCTTGCATCACGTCGCCTTCCAGCCGCTCTACCGCCCCACGCATACTCTCCACGTGCTTTTGCAGAGCCGCGTTACGCTCCTCATACTCCATGTTGGTCTTACGCAGCTGCCTCATCTCGGCCTCACGTGCTGTTGAggaatacaaacaaacaaaaaaaataaaaatccagaCAGAGAACCAGACACAAAGGCAGATCAGAGCAGAAGTCCAAAGAGATGATACAATGGGATACGGCACTCGGCGCCgtcatgcatttttaatttgctcGGAGAGGTGCGTTCTTTTTAAAGTTCAAGACATCACTGAGTTCATCGGACTGTGGGACTATTTTGGGACAATGGAGCTCTATAAACTGGGTTCTCTTGAGGTAGCGAAGGAATGTGTTTTGAAACACTTAAGACAAATGGAGGTTTAAAAAAGTCACAGCACACCCAGTAAAAACGCATTTCCCAACAAACAGCTGGCTGTGCTCAGGCTTTTTACCTTTGCTGTGGTTGAGAAACTCCTCTGTGAAGATTGGTATGTCAAACACAGTTCTGTCCTTCCCCTCTGCATCCTTCTAATGGCGGCCAAAGACAAAGTAACAGCGAGAGAGATGAGCtcaacagtgaaaatgtttggCCACACAGACtgagatgagagagagggagagagagacggtcATTTATCTAGCTGGGCTGTAGGTGGGTGGATAATTGATTTCATACCTGGCCGTGGGGGAAATACAGTTATACAGGTTAAGAAATGAGGAGGTAGAAGTAATTTCATCAACAACGCTGCTAAGATATCAAAGGCTCTGAAATGGtttgaaatacatttgcaataaaaaaaaaacgtgctTCACAATAGCAGCACGAGATACAGAGCAGGTTTCGTTTATATATTCCATCCTATGAAAGCCTGCATcatccttcctcctttcttaACATAATGAAATTTATGCTGAATCCTGCGTCCTTTTGAAATCTAAAAGGGGGGGAAACACTGGTATCCCCAGAGGAATGCTGATTCCAATAAAGTCACCTTGGCTGTAACCCCTTCGGAGTATGCTGTAACGCTTACAAAGGAAACCTCTTAATTACATGCAGAacttaataaaaatgaattacacACTTTAGTAGAAGCCAAGTGTTTTGGATCATGAACACAGACGTAGCACCAAAGCGGATTAAAGGCGGCTTTAGTGATGCAACAATAAGAACAAGAACACGACGGATCTAGCTTCCTCTGTGtgaaaatagcaaaaatgaAACTCTTACCGTGATTACACAAACTCTAAATCATTGATATTAGTGAGTGATTAGTGAGTTTTTACTGTTTGCAAAGGTTCAGTTGAGTTTTTTGATGTAATTTTCAAAACCAACCTTAAGATTTCATGTTGATGGAAGCgatttcacacatttttgaggacattatcattttaatttttgaaaGTTCCTAGCCTCTGCTGCTATTTTTCCTATTTAACCATCTGAATCTACTTGTATTTGTTGTCTGAGTTCTCAACAAGGCAGCAAGAACGTTGTGTCTCTGAAagttgaaaaaaagatgttacaTCAGCACAAATTATTCATGGTaatgaaacaaaagcaaaaggtTATTCACTTATAACATAACCGGAGATTTAGCAGTTTCACTGTCACACACGCTATGAGATAATAAGACGGATTGTGAATAATGTCATTGATTTATTCTACTGAACACAAGGACATAGTGCTCCGACAGTTTGCAACACCTTTATACAGCTGCAACAACACCGAATGCAACGCTGTGTAGGATTACTGTTGGCTGTACATACGTTTTTCTACACTGTACTGTTTATttaagctgctgctgctaaatgaGATGAATCTGAACTTAATGAGTCGAGTCATTCTGATGAGAACCTGTGCTTTCCTTCGTCGGACGGAAATCGCGGTGTAAACGTATATTATATTCTGACAGTCAGACGAGGATTTATTCGCTCGATTAAATATGATATTTTCTTCTGGAGGGAAGTGGTTGTGAGAGTGGCGGGGCAGGAAAGAGTTACTGACCTCGTGAAGAGCCTCGTTGGCAACCTGGTGCCCAACATctggagaggaaggaaagaataAAGGAAGAAGACAGCGGATGATTCATGTTTCCCCCGGCACAGCATGCTTTTACTACGTTGGGAACTGATAGAATGAATGACAGTAATCAAAAAAACATCCCATCTCTGCGCTCTACTATAGGAGATACAGTGAATCGACTGAAATGAGTCAGAATATCTTCTTCAGATGGGCAgatttctctttcatttttttttctaatgcaAAACTGTTTATGTCATTAACATTTTTGATATTAAGACTGACATTTATAGACCATGTGTTGTGAGCAAAGTGACAGCTCCTTGGCCTTTAGTTGATCTATAACTTATAACCCTGCCTAACACAAACTCATGCAGTTTCCCCTTCCTCGCCACATTTCCTTTGACTATGCAAAGCGAATGATGAATTATCTTGGACTAAATAATGaaaatttaatcatttttgagTGAATAACCCAAGTCGAAAATCATTTCCAAGCCTTTGCAGTATTTGCACTTTTCAGTGGCTGTTGCTAGCTTGCCGCCCGACTGCTTTTCTAACCGAATCTCACCTCCCCTGTGTCGCTTGCCCTTCTGCTTCTCTTGGACCTTTCTGGTGAAATGTTTGTAGGCCTCCGTCTTCTGGTACTTCTCCAGCTCCCGCATGTAGCGCTCCTTGTCTCGCTCCGCCTCGTCCAAGTATCGCTAgcgagagaagaaagaaaggtgAGGAGAAGCCGGAATAAATGAAGACAACAAAAGGGAGGAAAATGAGATTTGGTGAGTCGGGATGGAGGGGAATTGTGGCTGAGATGGCACAATGAGTGGGAGTGATTGTTCCTAATCAGGATTAGTTTTTGAGGATCTCCATTTCAATTGACAAACATCAGTAATTTCCAATATTAATAACCTACTTTCATACAAggcttgtaaaaaaaacatcttgtaaTATAATTAGTTTAGGAATTAGAGGAAAAGCTACTAAAATTGCTTTCACACTAAGAACTGGTCCCAAGTTACTGACAAGTCTGACCCAGCTTTGAACTCTGTGGAAGACAACAACATGTTACAAACCAGCAGCCAAGTTACCTGAGCTCTATTCCACCTGtgtttacaaacaaaacatgtccaGACTTCTCAAATCTTCTTTGGAAAGAAAGGCAAGAAGTCTGCGGGTTCTAACTTTGAATATAATAAATACTTTAGCAGCTATGCCTGAGGAATTTTGTTACCTGACAGTGT from Thunnus albacares chromosome 7, fThuAlb1.1, whole genome shotgun sequence includes:
- the hmg20a gene encoding high mobility group protein 20A isoform X3; the encoded protein is MDELTGSPAANPDNNSQRNGDEKPRRGSWPKGRKRKKPMKDSNAPKAPLTGYVRFMNDRREQLRAERPDVPFPEITRMLGNEWSKLPPEEKQRYLDEAERDKERYMRELEKYQKTEAYKHFTRKVQEKQKGKRHRGDVGHQVANEALHEDAEGKDRTVFDIPIFTEEFLNHSKAREAEMRQLRKTNMEYEERNAALQKHVESMRGAVERLEGDVMQERGRNGLLHQHLETLRQALTSSFSSVPLPGSGEMPSLETIDSYMKKLHSIIVSNPQENENLINTVRDVVNRLDR
- the hmg20a gene encoding high mobility group protein 20A isoform X1; translated protein: MDELTGSPAANPDNNSQRNGDEKPRRGSWPKGRKRKKPMKDSNAPKAPLTGYVRFMNDRREQLRAERPDVPFPEITRMLGNEWSKLPPEEKQRYLDEAERDKERYMRELEKYQKTEAYKHFTRKVQEKQKGKRHRGDVGHQVANEALHEKDAEGKDRTVFDIPIFTEEFLNHSKAREAEMRQLRKTNMEYEERNAALQKHVESMRGAVERLEGDVMQERGRNGLLHQHLETLRQALTSSFSSVPLPGSGEMPSLETIDSYMKKLHSIIVSNPQENENLINTVRDVVNRLDR
- the hmg20a gene encoding high mobility group protein 20A isoform X2; the encoded protein is MDELTGSPAANPDNNSQRNGDEKPRRGSWPKGRKRKKPMKDSNAPKAPLTGYVRFMNDRREQLRAERPDVPFPEITRMLGNEWSKLPPEEKQRYLDEAERDKERYMRELEKYQKTEAYKHFTRKVQEKQKGKRHRGDVGHQVANEALHEKDAEGKDRTVFDIPIFTEEFLNHSKAREAEMRQLRKTNMEYEERNAALQKHVESMRGAVERLEGDVMQERGRNGLLHQHLETLRQALTSSFSSVPLPGSGEMPSLETIDSYMKKLHSIIVSNPQENENLINTVRDVVNRLDR